Proteins co-encoded in one Sulfurimonas sp. HSL1-2 genomic window:
- a CDS encoding EAL domain-containing protein, with the protein MEQQKPASLQNRVVVSVVLAFVVIFSFVYLFFRQASHNALYTVEKEKAELIADTVAPLLAVNLYLSLDGSINELVRQLASNPNILALKLNQDEIVLADVRNNDQSCRTAEECFSVTKPLLHPVSGEPFAMLNLVYSSAHFNQMAHRYNIIIISVVGGLAFLSILFALFLHRSFMPLRAIAAAANRFKPGEPLSIPASEQYDEIRHISDALRAMNKRITAYARQQEDTAHHLEEEVNKKTAQLRRQLYTDSLTGLPNRARLFTDIDGSKPGTLLLINIDDFKQINDFYGHIVGDHVLIKLSGLLAELLPGMKLYKLSADEYALLQNETMQRHDIETLIATVITEVESMVIIYEEAEHSIRITAGASLSMDKGMEKADIALKAARSQHKPYVIYDESLNLEHQYEQNMRWLRRLKSAIDEKRIVSYYQPIFDNETRALKSYECLIRLVEPNGNVLQPNHFLPVAKKARLYLRLTQIMIESCCRHFAGRDDAFSINLSVDDILDEKTVAFIEEQIVAHGVGRRITFEILESEGIENYQEVSGFIKTMKQLGCRFAIDDFGSGYSNFEHLLHLDIDYIKIDGSLIRNLDSDENSLLIVEAIVNIAQKRQLACIAEYVHNQKVLEMAQRLGIQYSQGYYLGAPQPDLLETSPAPEAGITEG; encoded by the coding sequence ATGGAACAGCAGAAACCGGCCTCGCTCCAAAATAGAGTCGTCGTCTCCGTCGTACTGGCCTTTGTGGTCATCTTCAGCTTCGTCTACCTTTTTTTCAGGCAGGCGAGCCACAACGCCCTCTACACGGTCGAAAAAGAGAAGGCCGAACTGATCGCCGATACGGTCGCCCCGCTGCTCGCCGTCAACCTTTACCTCAGCCTCGACGGCAGCATCAACGAGCTCGTTCGCCAGCTGGCCTCCAACCCCAACATTCTCGCGCTTAAACTGAATCAGGACGAAATCGTCCTTGCCGATGTCCGGAACAATGATCAAAGCTGCCGCACCGCCGAAGAGTGTTTCAGCGTCACTAAACCGCTGCTGCACCCCGTCAGCGGTGAGCCCTTCGCCATGCTGAACCTTGTCTATTCGAGCGCCCATTTCAACCAGATGGCCCACCGTTACAATATCATCATCATCTCGGTGGTGGGCGGCCTGGCCTTCCTCAGCATCCTCTTCGCGCTCTTCCTGCACCGCAGTTTCATGCCGCTCAGGGCCATCGCCGCCGCCGCGAACCGCTTCAAACCCGGCGAACCGCTCTCGATCCCCGCTTCCGAACAGTACGACGAAATCCGGCATATTTCCGATGCGCTCCGGGCGATGAACAAACGGATCACCGCGTACGCCAGGCAGCAAGAAGATACGGCGCACCACCTCGAAGAGGAGGTCAACAAAAAAACCGCCCAGCTGCGCCGCCAGCTCTATACCGACAGCCTCACAGGCCTGCCCAACCGCGCCAGGCTTTTCACCGATATCGACGGCTCCAAACCGGGCACCCTCCTGCTCATCAACATCGACGACTTCAAGCAGATCAACGACTTTTACGGCCACATCGTCGGGGACCACGTCCTGATCAAACTCTCGGGCCTGCTGGCAGAGCTGCTGCCGGGGATGAAGCTCTACAAACTCTCCGCGGACGAGTACGCCCTGCTGCAGAACGAAACGATGCAGCGGCACGATATCGAGACACTGATCGCCACCGTCATAACCGAAGTCGAATCCATGGTGATCATCTACGAGGAGGCCGAACACAGCATCCGGATCACTGCCGGGGCCAGCCTGAGCATGGACAAGGGGATGGAAAAGGCCGATATTGCCCTCAAAGCGGCCCGCAGCCAGCATAAACCCTATGTAATCTACGACGAAAGCCTCAACCTCGAACACCAGTATGAACAGAACATGCGCTGGCTCCGGCGGCTCAAATCCGCCATCGACGAGAAACGGATCGTCTCCTACTACCAGCCGATCTTCGACAATGAAACCCGGGCGCTCAAAAGCTACGAATGCCTGATCCGGCTGGTGGAGCCAAACGGCAACGTCCTGCAGCCCAACCACTTCCTCCCCGTCGCCAAGAAGGCGCGCCTCTACCTCCGGCTGACCCAGATCATGATCGAATCGTGCTGCCGCCATTTCGCCGGCCGGGACGACGCTTTCTCCATCAACCTCTCCGTCGACGACATCCTGGACGAAAAAACGGTTGCATTCATCGAGGAGCAGATCGTCGCACACGGCGTCGGCCGGCGGATCACCTTCGAGATCCTCGAATCCGAGGGCATCGAGAACTACCAGGAGGTCTCCGGATTCATCAAGACGATGAAACAGCTCGGCTGCCGTTTCGCCATCGACGATTTCGGCAGCGGCTACTCCAATTTCGAGCACCTGCTGCACCTCGACATCGACTACATCAAGATCGACGGCAGCCTGATCCGCAACCTCGACAGCGACGAGAACAGCCTCCTCATCGTCGAGGCGATCGTCAACATCGCCCAGAAACGGCAGCTCGCCTGTATCGCCGAATACGTCCACAATCAAAAAGTGCTGGAAATGGCGCAGCGCCTGGGGATCCAATACTCCCAGGGCTACTACCTGGGTGCGCCGCAGCCGGACCTGCTCGAAACGTCCCCCGCCCCGGAAGCCGGCATTACTGAGGGGTGA